The Echinicola jeungdonensis genome segment TTGGAAAAGCGGCACTATTGTTTGAGAAAATAGAAGATAAAATGGTGGAAGCTCAGGTAAATAAATTGTTGGAGGCAAAAAGACAAAATGAATTGGCCAAGGCGGAAGTCCCTGAGGAAAAAGATACCATTGTATTTGAGGATTTTACCAAGCTGGATTTGAGGGTGGTAACTATTTTGGAAGCCGAAAAAATCAAGAAATCCAAGAAGTTACTAAAATTGACCGTTGACACTGGTTTAGGAAAAAGAACTGTTTTGAGTGGGATTTCTGAGCACTATGACCCTAAAGATCTTGTAGGAAAACAGGTGACCATGTTGATCAATTTGGCTCCGCGAAAAATGATGGGGATTGACTCTGAAGGTATGATATTGATGGCCGAGGATAAAGATGGGGCATTGAAATTATTACAACCCAATGGTCCCTCAGCACCAGGATCTCAAATAAGTTAGTAATTAATAAAGGATATCAACTTAACAAAAAAACACTTGCCCTGTAAGGGCAAGTGTTTTTTTGTTTGGGGGGATTTGTTGAATCTTATTTTTCATTTAGATACAGGAATTTGATGTTCGTAGGCTAAAAAATACCTTAATTGGGGTATTTTATTTGAATTAATATCTGGTAATTTTGCAGATTCATTAATGAGATTAACTAATTTTTAACTATGATATTCTTTTATTTAACAAATTTTCATCAAAAGGAGGGAGTGCATGAAATCCATGCACAAGGCTGTCCCCAGATGCCGGGTATGCTTGAATTAACCTATTTGGGTCCATTTAATAATCCTGAAGAGGCTGTAAGAAAAGCAAAGGTCAAATATGATGAAGTCAAAACTTGTCCAGAATGTTGCCAGTCAAAAAAAATGATGGCCATTAAGGACGAGTAAATGAAAGACCAATAAAAAAATAGGTCAATGAAGGGGGTGTCGGGGGTAATGTTTGAGAACAAAGGTTTTGGCGTTTTCAAAGCAAAAGTTTCGTACTGCTTTGGTAACATCAGCTTTGGATTGAATATGTGCCATAAAATCCAGGTTCCCTCTATTGTCCCGTCTTTCCTGTTCGATAATTTCTATAAGGTTTTGCTCAAAATCCTCAAAGTTCAAAACGGTGGGGTAATCATCAACGGGGTTGATAAGTCCTTCAAAATCAGTGCCTATGGTGATGCAATTCCAAATATTGTTTTTTTCTTTTTCCGCCAAGTCATTCCTGTTGTAAATGGATTTGATTACTGCTTTGATATTATTCCAAAGTCCCCTAATGTTATTGGGAGTGTTGTTTGCAAGTCCCGGGACCCCAATGATTCTTTGGTCAAAAGACAGCCCAAATAATCCAGAGGATTGGACAATTATCTTTAAGTCTTCCTCACACATATTGATGTTCCAGGCATTGAAGAAGCCGGAAGGATCGAAATAATCATCTTTCTCTAATGCTTCCTTTTCGATATGGGTGTTTAGATCCTTGATTCCTGAAAACCCACAATGGGAAGCAATTACAGGAATGGTTTCTTTGTCTTCAGCTTCCATACATGGAATGATGATATCATGATAATACTCTCTTCTGGCTCGTGCACTCATGTGTTTAACATCAATGAGGATGCGGTAACCCCATTTGGGCTCCGAATGGTTATTTGTATTGATCGAAAGAAATCTACGGATGATTTTTCTGCCTTCTGGCGAGAATCCTTCATTTTTTCTCGGGGACTGGTTGAGCAGCCATTTGCCAATATCAGGGATACTATGGGCATGCCCACACAATCCATTGTCAAAATGATGAGCAAAAGTGATGAAAAACACAGGAAATGGCCATTCCTTTTTGATGGTGGCCACCCTTTTTTTAAAAGTGGCAAAGGGTACATTATCGGTTCCAAGTGCATGGGCACCTTCTATGGTTATTACCATAGTTATTTGGTCTTTTTGCAGGGAGTTTTTCAGTTCTTCTCTGTCATTTGGAATATAATAACTACCCTTGGCATCCATAGAATCTGGATAAAGCCTTCTCCTGTTTCTCCTGCTTTCAAAGATCTGCCGAATTAATCCAGGGGTATAAATTTTATTGGAAGTGGATTTACCGTTTGAGGTGAGCATAAACTTCACTTCCTCATTAATAGCTTCCCAATAATCGTATTCCGGAGATTGGAAATGGTCTACAGCAATGTCCGGAATTTTCATATAAATGGTTTGAAGTAAATCCCGGATAGGGAGTTGATGGGAAGTGGCTACCCTGACGATTTGCCTGAACAATTTATTTCTCCCCTTACTCGGTTGGGATGGGGTTTGAAAAAAGCCTTTTTCGATGGGATAAAGGGAATTGAAAGTTAGTCTTACTTTTCCATTCCAGGATTTTACCAAATCACACTGACTATAAGAGGCAGTCATTTTTCCATTCCTTAAATTTTTCAGGTTGGATGAAATTACCGTCCAAGGCGTGTACATTCCTTTTCTGGTGAATTTTCTTTTTTTTCTTGCCAACCAAAAATATGGGCGCATATGGTTATGGCAATGTAGGTCTGCGAATTTCATGATTTTCAGTTCAAAGGGTGAAAACGGAATCTTGCCCCTGGATCACTTCGGTGATATCACGTACTACGGAAGGGGAGTTGTAATAATACCAGTGGTGAACCCTGTCATGGAGAAGGCCTTCGTCATCCTGGATATCGGAGACATCTGACTGGTAAATGTCATCAGGCAAATGAAGAGAGTTTTTGGCTCCCCATCTTCCAAGCCTGTTAAAAGCATTTTTGGTCAGTTCGGATATCCCTAAAGCCTGATCGTTATTATGATAATAAACATGGACTCTTTCTCCGAAGTCGATAAGCCGGTACAGGGGCTTGGGCTGCTCTAAGGCATTATAATCAATGTCCGCACCTACAAGGATTATTTCCCCAAATAGGGAATTGATTTCCACTCGAATGTCCAGCAGCCCGGTAAGCATAGCCTCTAATACCCGGTTGCCCATGGAGTGGCAAAGCAAATGGATTTTTTGTTGGCACATGGGCTGTTTATCCTTGACAAATTTCCTTACAAAAAACTCTTTTAGGCCGGCATAGGACCTTGCCAAGGCATAGCCCGATTGCAGGGCATCTTGTGCATCATTTCTGTACCGGAGGATTTTCTTTTTGGAAGGCCAAGTGAAAATAACAATATGTTTTATGGGAGAGTGATCGGGTTCGATATATTTTTCGTGCAACTCCCTTAGGGTTTCCATGGCCGTTTCCAGATCCGAGTTAAAACCATGAATAAAAAACAAAATATCCTGGCGGCCTTTGGCTTTCCTTCCTTCCTTGTAGAGGGATTCAAAAACCTGAGTGGAACCAAGTTTTTTTATTTCGTCATCTTTTCCTTCTGATTTTAGTTTTTCTAGTGCTTTATCAGAAAGATCCTCAATGATCTGGATATTATAATCCTCCAATTTTTTGGCTTTTTTAGGGTCAAAAGAAACCATTCCGTACCTAAGGTTGTGTTTGGCTTCTTCATCACCATCCTTCCTAATAAATTCTTTATCATTGACCTTGATGAAATTTTTTCTGTCATGAAAAGTACTGACCTCTCTATTTGTAATAATAAAATGGCTGACCATAGGTGAATTTTTTTAATGGAAAAAGAATTAGAAATGGAACCTTATGTGTCAATTGGTTCAAGAAACTTTCCTTGTAGAATTGGGAAAGTTACAAAAGTGGCTGATTATTAGATAAATATAAGGTTTTAGAAAAGGGGATGCCACTCATTGGGAGAATTCCTCGTTAAACCCTATAAATTTTATTATTAGGGGATAGAGGTAACCTGAGGTTCAAATAAACGAATTTGGTTATAGAAAACCGGGAAAGTAACACTTAGGGAATAGAGCTCCTCAAAAAACAAACTTTTGATCCTCCAGTCACTAAAACCTGCCCCCACTTCATAGGGTACATATTGAGTCCCATCCAAACAGTTAATTACATTTAAATTTTGGGTCATGCCTACTGAGGTGGCTTTTAATAAGGCTTCTTTCCTAGTCCATAACTTGAAAAATTCATGTCTTGGTGAATAGGCGTTTTCAATATAATGGGTTTCAGGGGTAGAAAACCAATTGTTGATTATAGGAATGAAATCAAAGTTGCTGTCAATAAATTCGATATCAACGCCCAATTCTTCCTCACAAAGTCCAAAGACCACCCAATCATTGGAATGGGAAAGGTTGAAATTTATTCCGTGAATTTCATTGAGCATAGGCTTATTGTTAATGCCCTCCTTAAAAGAAATATCCATTGGTGAGCATTTCAAGTAGCGGGCAAGCAGAATTTTTAAAAAACTTTTCCCGCCAAGGTACCTCAAGCGATCACCTTCTTGTTTAAATTTTGAAAATTTAAACATTTCCTCCAGGGTAAGATAACGTTTAAGGGCTCTTAGTTTATCCTTTATTTGATTCAAAGAAACCCTCCAAATATCTACATGATCCTTGATATCATAATCGGCCTCCTTCGTCCAGTTTGAAATGGACATTGGCTCACAATGGATCTTATTGATAAACATGAGATTATTCATGGCCAGTCTGTTTTAACTCACATGGATATCTCTTCCCAAGATTAGCGGGCTCAAAAAGATTTTTATTTAGAACATTCTCTTTTCTGGGGTTAAGTATAATTAGGTGGGTTTGGTGTTTATCTATTGGAAAAATTACGCTAAAAAAAAGCTTAACCAATTGGGTAAGCCAATTGAATTGAGATTTGTAAAAATGATATGTTGTTACCTTTTTCATGGAATTTAGTATGTTTTTTATTTAAAAAATAATGAAACATTGGCTACTGTTAAAAAGGTTTATAATAAGTGTTTATTTAAATATAGGTAATTTTTAAATCAAAAAAAATGCATTTTGAATAAACCAAAATGAATTAAATAAAAAGGTTATTCAATGAATGGAAATCGGGAATATAATTTTAATAAATTTAAAAACTTTTGGAGAAAATTAATTTTTGGACCTGAAAATGGAGGCTTTTTGGTGTTAAACCAATTGGAATTGAGTGGTTTAGGTGAGTTGGGGTTGGGTGAAAAGTAGAAAATAAATCCTTTGAGGGGAGCGACATTTTAATACTTTCAAAATGTCGCTCCAATTTTATAGTATTCAGTTATGATCCTAAGATATTCCAGCCAAATCCAAAATAAAGGCATATTCCAATGCAAGTTCTCTTAGGGTCTGGAACCTCCCGGAAGCTCCACCATGTCCAGCGTCCATATTGGTATAGAGCAATAGTTTGTTTTGATCGGTTTTGGTTGCTCTTAATTTGGCCACCCATTTAGAGGGTTCCCAGTATTGCACCTGGCTGTCATGCAGTCCAGATGTAACCAAAAGATGAGGATAAGCTTTTGCTTCCACATTATCGTAGGGAGAGTAAGACAACATATATTCGTAATATGCTTTTTCTTTGGGGTTCCCCCATTCGTCGAACTCCCCAGTAGTTAAGGGGATACTTTCATCAAGCATGGTAGTCACCACATCCACGAAGGGAACAGCAGCAATAACCCCCTTATACAATTCCGGCCTCATATTGATGATGCCTCCCATCAACATTCCTCCGGCGCTGCCTCCCATGGCAAATAACTTCTCTGGGGAAGTGTATTTTTCAGAAATTAACTGTTCAGAACATGCTATAAAATCTGTAAATGTATTACGCTTTTTAAGCATTTTTCCATGTTCATACCACGTTCTTCCCATTTCTTGACCGCCCCGAATATGGGCCATGGCAAAGACAAACCCTCTATCCAATAGGCTGATTCTGTTTGAGCTAAAAGAGGCGTCAGTGCTGAAACCATAGGATCCATATGCATATTGCAATAATGGATTGCTGCCATCCTTTTTGAACAGGTCTTTTTTGTAGACTAATGAAATGGGGATGGAGGTTCCGTCTTCTCCTTTAGCCCAAATTCTTTCTGCCTGATAAAGTTCTGGTTCATAACCACCAATAATCTCCTGTTGTTTCAAAAGCTTTTTTTCCTTTTTCACCATATCATAATCATAAACTGATGCAGGAGTGGTCAGAGAATTATAAGCCAATCGCAACTGGGAGGTTTCAAATTCCGGGTTAAACCCTGTCCAAGTGGAGTAGGTCGGTTCATTAAACTGCACATAATGGGATGAGGATTTGTCCCAGGGTCTTATCTGAATTCTGGTGAGTCCGTTATACCTTTCCTCCAGGACCAAAAAGTCCTTAAAAACTTCAAAACCCTCCAGTAAAACATCTTCTTTATGAGCAATAAGGGTATTCCAATGTTCCTTGGATGGTGTTTTTACAGAAGTTTTTACCAATTTAAAATTGGTGGATTTGTTTTCATTGGTAAGTATGAGAAATTGGTCTTCAAAATGTTCTACTTCATATTCCAAATTCCTTTCCCTTTTTTGAATAAGCTGGATGGCACCATTGGGGGTATTGGCATCAATGAACCGAACCTCTGAAGATACAGTACTCTCAGAGCAAATAAATATATACGCTTTGGTTTTTGCCTTACTGACATGGCAGATAAAGGTGGGGTCCTTCTCCTCGTAAACCAATTGATCCTCTTTATAAGAGCTGCCCAATTTATGTTTGTAAATTTGGTAAGATCGAAGGGTGTCCGGATCCTGTTTGGAATAAATAACGGTTTGATTATCATTAGCCCAAACCAAATTGCCTGTAATTTGAGGGATTTCATCCTTCAGATATTCCCCGGTTTCCAGATTTTTAAACTTAATAGTATAAATTCTCCTGCCCACATTGTCCTGGGCAAAGGCAAGGATTTTTTGATTGGTGGAAATGGCTATTGCACTAACCTGAAAATATTCATGCCCTTTAGCCAGTTCATTGACATCCAGTAAAATTTCTTCCTCAACTTCCAGATTTTCCTTTTTCCGGCAAAAAACCGGATATTCTCCACCTTTGATAAATTTTGTATAATAAAAATACCCGTCCTTAAAATAAGGCACACTTTCATCATCTTCTTTAATCCGCCCTTTCATTTCTTGGAAAAGTTTATCCTGGAAGGCTTCGGTATGTTGAAGTTGGTTTTTTACATAGTCATTTTCCAGGTTAAGGTAGTCGATGACCTCTGGGTTTTCCCTGTCATTCATCCAATAGTAGGGGTCAATCCTGGTGTGGCCATGGAAGGTTAATTTCTTAGGTTTTTGGACAGCTCGTGGAGCTGCTATAGGCGTAGTTTTATTCATTTTATTGCAATATCAATTGTGGTTTCAACTAATAAGTAGGATAGCAAAGTTAATGAGCTTGTCCCAACTTTCATGGAATTCAAACCCTTTATCTTCTCTGTCAATTATTATAGGAAATTAAAAAAATAATAGGGGATTATTTATTGAACCTAAGTCGTACCTGAAGATTCAATTGGCTAAGCCGGTTGCTTTGTACTTCCTGGAGCCCCGAACTGATTTTATCCCGGTCTGTATAAATCGTCCTACTCCAGCGGATCCAAAAATCCCATCTTCTGGAAGGCCTGTATTGAAGTAGGAAATAATACCTCATTCCCTGTCCATAATAAGCAGGAATGGAAAAGGCCCATAATACATTTTTTTCATATACATATTGGCGATTATCATAATCATCGGTATCAAAAATGGCCATACGAGTACTTAGCCTCCAATTATCCCAGTCAGCATTGATGTCCTGTACTAAGGCATATCCCCAGGTTTTGTTATCATTAAAATCAAAGTTACTCCACTGTACTCTGGACCGGATGGAATAGGAATCGGAAATTTTAAAATCCAGATTGGCTAGGTAATTTCTCCGCTTTCTTCCTCTTAACTGGTAAATGAGATGATCCGACTGGTCAATAGGGATGTTTCTATCTTTTAGTTCTTCTCTAATTTGAAAATAAATTTGAAGGCTTTTTTTTGGGGAAAAGGATAACCGCTGCAGCCATTCATGTCCATCAGAG includes the following:
- a CDS encoding alpha/beta hydrolase, which translates into the protein MVSHFIITNREVSTFHDRKNFIKVNDKEFIRKDGDEEAKHNLRYGMVSFDPKKAKKLEDYNIQIIEDLSDKALEKLKSEGKDDEIKKLGSTQVFESLYKEGRKAKGRQDILFFIHGFNSDLETAMETLRELHEKYIEPDHSPIKHIVIFTWPSKKKILRYRNDAQDALQSGYALARSYAGLKEFFVRKFVKDKQPMCQQKIHLLCHSMGNRVLEAMLTGLLDIRVEINSLFGEIILVGADIDYNALEQPKPLYRLIDFGERVHVYYHNNDQALGISELTKNAFNRLGRWGAKNSLHLPDDIYQSDVSDIQDDEGLLHDRVHHWYYYNSPSVVRDITEVIQGQDSVFTL
- a CDS encoding membrane dipeptidase, with product MKFADLHCHNHMRPYFWLARKKRKFTRKGMYTPWTVISSNLKNLRNGKMTASYSQCDLVKSWNGKVRLTFNSLYPIEKGFFQTPSQPSKGRNKLFRQIVRVATSHQLPIRDLLQTIYMKIPDIAVDHFQSPEYDYWEAINEEVKFMLTSNGKSTSNKIYTPGLIRQIFESRRNRRRLYPDSMDAKGSYYIPNDREELKNSLQKDQITMVITIEGAHALGTDNVPFATFKKRVATIKKEWPFPVFFITFAHHFDNGLCGHAHSIPDIGKWLLNQSPRKNEGFSPEGRKIIRRFLSINTNNHSEPKWGYRILIDVKHMSARARREYYHDIIIPCMEAEDKETIPVIASHCGFSGIKDLNTHIEKEALEKDDYFDPSGFFNAWNINMCEEDLKIIVQSSGLFGLSFDQRIIGVPGLANNTPNNIRGLWNNIKAVIKSIYNRNDLAEKEKNNIWNCITIGTDFEGLINPVDDYPTVLNFEDFEQNLIEIIEQERRDNRGNLDFMAHIQSKADVTKAVRNFCFENAKTFVLKHYPRHPLH
- a CDS encoding 4'-phosphopantetheinyl transferase family protein → MNNLMFINKIHCEPMSISNWTKEADYDIKDHVDIWRVSLNQIKDKLRALKRYLTLEEMFKFSKFKQEGDRLRYLGGKSFLKILLARYLKCSPMDISFKEGINNKPMLNEIHGINFNLSHSNDWVVFGLCEEELGVDIEFIDSNFDFIPIINNWFSTPETHYIENAYSPRHEFFKLWTRKEALLKATSVGMTQNLNVINCLDGTQYVPYEVGAGFSDWRIKSLFFEELYSLSVTFPVFYNQIRLFEPQVTSIP
- a CDS encoding S9 family peptidase, which gives rise to MNKTTPIAAPRAVQKPKKLTFHGHTRIDPYYWMNDRENPEVIDYLNLENDYVKNQLQHTEAFQDKLFQEMKGRIKEDDESVPYFKDGYFYYTKFIKGGEYPVFCRKKENLEVEEEILLDVNELAKGHEYFQVSAIAISTNQKILAFAQDNVGRRIYTIKFKNLETGEYLKDEIPQITGNLVWANDNQTVIYSKQDPDTLRSYQIYKHKLGSSYKEDQLVYEEKDPTFICHVSKAKTKAYIFICSESTVSSEVRFIDANTPNGAIQLIQKRERNLEYEVEHFEDQFLILTNENKSTNFKLVKTSVKTPSKEHWNTLIAHKEDVLLEGFEVFKDFLVLEERYNGLTRIQIRPWDKSSSHYVQFNEPTYSTWTGFNPEFETSQLRLAYNSLTTPASVYDYDMVKKEKKLLKQQEIIGGYEPELYQAERIWAKGEDGTSIPISLVYKKDLFKKDGSNPLLQYAYGSYGFSTDASFSSNRISLLDRGFVFAMAHIRGGQEMGRTWYEHGKMLKKRNTFTDFIACSEQLISEKYTSPEKLFAMGGSAGGMLMGGIINMRPELYKGVIAAVPFVDVVTTMLDESIPLTTGEFDEWGNPKEKAYYEYMLSYSPYDNVEAKAYPHLLVTSGLHDSQVQYWEPSKWVAKLRATKTDQNKLLLYTNMDAGHGGASGRFQTLRELALEYAFILDLAGIS